One genomic window of uncultured delta proteobacterium includes the following:
- the garR gene encoding 2-hydroxy-3-oxopropionate reductase, with protein MPNIGFIGLGIMGLPMAVNLMQKGEPLQVTGFDVSGERRELFAKAGGKTASSVEEIAAACDLIFLCLPKNELVASVVATILGEGRAGTVIVDTGSTATALIQELAAKARAKGMELIDSPVSGGETGAIAGTLVLMSGGDRKVFDAVRPYLARMGQSVTYMGASGCGSATKIVNNMLVGIHLAALGEAFCFARKAGLDVETLFQAIRSGFAGSAVMDIKAPRLINRDYSASARTAVHQKDLNNAKDLAAHLGVDIPLSMTVLDYMNQLEAMGKADEDHCAVARIYEKAMGLFED; from the coding sequence ATGCCGAATATAGGATTTATCGGGCTTGGCATCATGGGGCTTCCCATGGCCGTCAACCTGATGCAAAAGGGCGAACCGCTTCAGGTGACCGGGTTTGACGTGTCCGGGGAACGCCGGGAGCTGTTCGCAAAGGCCGGGGGCAAAACGGCCTCTTCCGTGGAGGAAATCGCCGCCGCCTGCGACCTGATCTTCCTCTGCCTGCCCAAAAACGAACTGGTGGCAAGCGTGGTTGCGACGATCCTCGGCGAGGGGCGGGCCGGAACCGTTATCGTGGACACCGGCTCCACCGCCACGGCGCTGATTCAGGAACTGGCCGCAAAAGCCCGCGCCAAGGGCATGGAGCTCATTGACTCCCCAGTCAGCGGCGGAGAAACCGGGGCGATCGCCGGTACGCTGGTGCTTATGTCCGGCGGCGACCGGAAGGTGTTTGACGCGGTCAGGCCGTACCTTGCGCGCATGGGCCAGAGCGTCACGTACATGGGAGCGAGCGGCTGCGGCAGCGCCACCAAGATCGTGAACAACATGCTGGTCGGCATTCACCTGGCCGCGCTGGGCGAAGCCTTCTGCTTCGCCAGGAAGGCCGGGCTGGATGTTGAAACCCTGTTCCAGGCCATCCGGTCCGGATTTGCCGGAAGCGCGGTCATGGACATCAAGGCTCCGCGCCTGATTAACCGGGATTATTCGGCCAGCGCCCGCACAGCCGTGCACCAGAAAGACCTGAACAACGCAAAAGATCTGGCGGCGCATCTGGGCGTGGACATTCCCCTGTCCATGACGGTGCTCGACTATATGAACCAGTTGGAAGCCATGGGCAAAGCGGACGAAGACCACTGCGCCGTGGCCAGGATATATGAGAAGGCCATGGGCCTTTTTGAGGATTGA
- the acoC gene encoding TPP-dependent acetoin dehydrogenase complex E2 component dihydrolipoamide acetyltransferase AcoC2: MAFTITMPQLGLTMTEGTVGKWLKKVGDPVAVGEPLMEIETDKLSTEVMSEAEGLLLAIVAKDGDEVPVQGVLGYIGQSGEAVPGAAPAPAQAQAPAPAQAPAQAAPAAAPAPQSAPQSAPQATAQPGGRIKASPLAKKVAAAKGVDLALLAGSGPGGRILQRDVLAAPAASAAPSPAPAQAAPVAAASSAARREKLKGMRKTVGERMLASHTQIPPVTQNMKIDVTELLAFRAMLNAKREKGETFSLNDLILKATAKALSQHKEMLASLDGNEVVYNEDVHIGMAVALDEGLIVPTIRNADMLGLEALSAKAKDLARRARDGQLGMDEYAGSTFSVSNLGMFGVETFTPIINQPNAAILGVCAVDSELDMDGEGKVYKKQVMRISLTYDHRLLDGAVAARFQVTLRTLLQDPMSILL; encoded by the coding sequence ATGGCTTTTACCATAACAATGCCCCAGCTCGGCCTGACCATGACCGAAGGCACGGTGGGCAAATGGCTGAAAAAGGTCGGCGACCCGGTCGCGGTCGGCGAGCCGCTCATGGAGATAGAAACGGACAAGCTCTCCACGGAAGTGATGAGTGAAGCCGAAGGCCTGCTGCTCGCCATTGTGGCGAAAGACGGCGACGAGGTGCCGGTGCAGGGCGTTCTCGGCTATATCGGCCAGTCCGGCGAAGCCGTGCCCGGGGCCGCCCCGGCTCCGGCCCAGGCCCAAGCTCCGGCCCCAGCGCAGGCTCCGGCGCAGGCGGCCCCCGCCGCCGCTCCCGCACCCCAGAGCGCCCCCCAAAGCGCTCCGCAGGCAACGGCGCAACCCGGCGGCCGGATCAAGGCCTCCCCTCTGGCGAAAAAAGTCGCCGCCGCCAAGGGCGTGGATCTGGCCCTGCTCGCCGGAAGCGGCCCCGGCGGCCGCATTCTGCAGCGCGACGTTCTGGCCGCGCCCGCGGCCTCCGCCGCCCCAAGCCCGGCTCCGGCCCAAGCCGCCCCGGTAGCGGCCGCGTCTTCCGCCGCCCGGCGCGAAAAGCTCAAAGGCATGCGCAAGACCGTGGGCGAGCGGATGCTCGCCTCCCACACCCAGATCCCGCCGGTCACCCAGAACATGAAGATCGACGTGACCGAACTGCTGGCATTCCGCGCCATGCTCAACGCCAAACGCGAAAAGGGAGAAACCTTCTCGCTCAACGACCTCATCCTCAAGGCAACCGCCAAGGCCCTGTCGCAGCATAAGGAAATGCTGGCCAGCCTGGACGGGAACGAAGTCGTGTATAACGAGGACGTGCATATCGGCATGGCCGTGGCCCTCGACGAAGGCCTGATCGTGCCGACGATCCGCAACGCGGACATGCTCGGCCTGGAGGCTTTGTCCGCCAAGGCGAAAGACCTTGCGCGCCGCGCCCGCGACGGGCAACTCGGCATGGACGAATACGCGGGTTCCACCTTCTCCGTCTCCAACCTCGGCATGTTCGGCGTGGAGACGTTCACCCCGATCATCAACCAGCCCAATGCCGCCATTCTCGGCGTCTGCGCCGTCGATTCCGAACTGGATATGGACGGCGAAGGCAAAGTGTACAAAAAGCAGGTCATGCGCATTTCCCTGACCTACGACCACCGGCTGCTGGACGGCGCGGTGGCGGCCCGGTTCCAGGTGACGCTCCGCACCCTCCTGCAGGACCCCATGTCCATTCTGCTGTAG
- the PDH gene encoding Pyruvate dehydrogenase E1 component subunit beta, mitochondrial yields the protein MSKKLSVSKAISEALHEEMVRDSKVVVLGEDMAEMGSVFGITQGFLEEFGPWRVLDTPISEAGFTGMAVGMAMRGIRPVVEWMYNDFITCCLDPVMNQAAKLRYMTGGQLTLPIVFRAPMGAGRRNAGQHSQCLEALFMHIPGLKLVCPSTAADAKGLLKAAIRDNDPVVFLEHKLLYAKKEDVPEGEYIIELGKADVKRPGKDLTIITWSRQVYFALDAAEKLAAEGMDVEVLDLRSLVPLDWDAIRESVAKTHNVIVVEEGVKRGGVGAELSAQITEELFDELDSPVGRVAGANVVSPFSPPLEDAVFPQVDDIVRAVRKVLRPA from the coding sequence ATGAGCAAGAAACTGAGCGTAAGCAAAGCCATCAGTGAGGCGCTTCACGAAGAGATGGTCAGGGACAGTAAGGTCGTGGTGCTCGGCGAAGACATGGCCGAAATGGGCAGCGTTTTCGGCATCACCCAGGGCTTCCTGGAAGAATTCGGCCCCTGGCGGGTCTTGGACACGCCCATCAGCGAGGCCGGGTTCACGGGCATGGCCGTCGGCATGGCCATGCGCGGCATCCGCCCGGTGGTGGAATGGATGTACAACGATTTCATCACCTGCTGCCTGGACCCGGTTATGAACCAGGCCGCAAAACTCCGCTACATGACCGGCGGGCAGCTGACCCTGCCCATCGTGTTCCGCGCGCCCATGGGCGCCGGGCGCCGCAACGCGGGCCAGCATTCCCAATGCTTGGAAGCCCTTTTCATGCACATTCCCGGGCTCAAGCTCGTCTGCCCGTCCACGGCGGCGGACGCCAAGGGGCTGCTCAAAGCCGCCATCCGCGACAACGACCCGGTGGTTTTCCTGGAGCACAAACTCCTCTACGCCAAGAAGGAAGATGTGCCCGAGGGCGAGTATATTATCGAGCTGGGCAAAGCCGACGTAAAGCGGCCCGGCAAGGACCTGACCATCATCACCTGGTCGCGCCAGGTTTATTTCGCACTGGACGCCGCTGAAAAGCTGGCCGCCGAAGGCATGGACGTGGAAGTGCTGGACCTCCGGAGCCTGGTGCCGCTGGACTGGGACGCCATCCGCGAATCCGTGGCCAAAACCCACAACGTCATCGTGGTGGAAGAAGGCGTGAAACGCGGCGGGGTCGGCGCGGAACTTTCCGCCCAGATTACGGAAGAGCTGTTCGACGAGCTGGATTCCCCGGTGGGCCGCGTGGCCGGCGCCAACGTGGTTTCCCCCTTCTCGCCGCCCCTTGAGGACGCGGTGTTCCCCCAGGTAGACGACATCGTCAGGGCGGTCCGCAAGGTGCTGCGCCCGGCATGA
- the acoA gene encoding Acetoin:2,6-dichlorophenolindophenol oxidoreductase subunit alpha gives MVKKGSYPKQFLLKLFESMVRIRMFEEKAAECFTKGMLAGNIHLCIGQEGSTAGASAALEEGDFITSTHRGHGHCIAKGAKTDLAIAELFGKETGYCKGKGGSMHIVDVNLGILGANGIVGAGIPIAAGSALASRILGDTHVTLCFFGDAASNQGFFHEAINMAAAWKLPVVFLCENNGYGVSVPIHKVTNTKTIAVRAKAYDIPGETVDGSDVLAVYEAMKKAVDRARAGDGPSLIETKVYRWQGHYCGDPANYRPKAYLEEAHKKDPIAVFRARLLQDKTATEKELAAIEDAMIKEIEDAAAFADKSAYPPVSEALTDVYSSDNTRCVAR, from the coding sequence ATGGTGAAAAAGGGAAGTTACCCCAAACAGTTTCTCTTGAAACTTTTCGAGAGCATGGTCCGGATCAGGATGTTCGAGGAAAAGGCGGCGGAATGCTTCACCAAGGGCATGCTGGCCGGAAACATCCATCTGTGCATCGGTCAGGAAGGCAGCACCGCCGGGGCTTCCGCGGCCCTTGAAGAAGGCGATTTCATCACCTCCACCCACCGCGGCCACGGCCACTGCATCGCCAAAGGCGCGAAGACCGATCTCGCCATCGCCGAGCTGTTCGGCAAGGAAACCGGCTACTGCAAAGGCAAGGGCGGTTCCATGCACATCGTGGACGTGAACCTCGGCATCCTCGGCGCCAACGGCATCGTGGGCGCGGGCATCCCCATCGCGGCCGGGAGCGCCCTGGCTTCCAGAATCCTCGGGGATACGCACGTGACCTTATGCTTCTTCGGCGATGCCGCCTCCAACCAGGGCTTCTTCCACGAGGCCATCAACATGGCCGCCGCCTGGAAACTGCCCGTGGTGTTCCTGTGCGAAAACAACGGGTACGGGGTTTCCGTTCCCATCCACAAGGTCACCAATACCAAGACCATCGCGGTCCGGGCCAAAGCCTACGACATCCCCGGCGAAACCGTGGACGGGAGCGACGTGCTCGCCGTCTACGAAGCCATGAAAAAGGCCGTGGACCGGGCACGGGCCGGTGACGGGCCGAGCCTGATCGAAACCAAGGTCTACCGCTGGCAGGGCCACTATTGCGGGGATCCCGCCAACTACCGCCCGAAGGCGTACCTTGAGGAAGCCCACAAAAAAGATCCCATCGCGGTATTCAGAGCGCGCCTGCTGCAGGACAAAACAGCCACGGAAAAGGAACTGGCCGCCATTGAGGACGCCATGATTAAGGAAATCGAGGACGCGGCGGCCTTTGCCGACAAATCGGCCTACCCGCCGGTGTCCGAGGCCCTTACCGACGTGTATTCCAGCGATAATACGAGGTGTGTTGCACGATGA
- a CDS encoding conserved membrane hypothetical protein (Evidence 4 : Homologs of previously reported genes of unknown function) produces MSIELIGTILFGVFFLLIFLNVPIAVSLGLSALIGLHIADFDFSMFPSIMYTAIGKFALLAIPFFILAGVIMEYAGISQRLVRFAEVCVGHLKGGMITVVVLVACFFAAISGSGPATVAALGGILIPAMVAGGYDKGVATALMSASGAIGIIIPPSIAFVVYASIADVSVGALFSGGIIPGILVGLAYVFAALWASRGNKNIIKRAPSSYKERLAAFKDAFWGLLTPVIILGGIYGGIFTPTEAAGVAVVYGLFVGMVIYKEIRVKDLWRLFVDAAISSGIVMFIIAGASVFAWLLTTSHIASNISQTVLGAGLDKLTVLLLINLVFLIAGCFLDANSAFYIMVPIMMPIVHAFKIDPVHFGVFITVNMAIGLITPPVGINLYVGCNISGVSVADLCKRIVPFVVAGIVALMVITYIPIITMFLPQYLH; encoded by the coding sequence ATGTCGATAGAACTCATCGGGACCATCCTGTTCGGGGTTTTCTTCCTCCTCATATTCCTCAACGTCCCCATTGCCGTTTCTTTGGGCTTGTCCGCGCTGATCGGCCTGCATATCGCGGATTTCGATTTTTCCATGTTCCCCAGCATCATGTATACCGCCATCGGCAAATTTGCGTTGCTGGCCATACCGTTCTTTATCCTGGCCGGCGTTATCATGGAGTATGCGGGCATCTCGCAGCGGCTGGTGCGCTTTGCCGAAGTGTGCGTGGGGCATTTGAAGGGTGGCATGATAACCGTGGTGGTGCTGGTGGCCTGCTTTTTCGCGGCCATTTCCGGCTCCGGCCCGGCAACCGTGGCCGCGCTCGGCGGCATACTCATTCCGGCCATGGTGGCCGGAGGGTATGACAAGGGCGTCGCCACCGCGCTCATGAGCGCGTCCGGGGCCATCGGCATCATTATTCCGCCCAGCATCGCCTTCGTGGTCTATGCGTCCATTGCGGACGTCTCCGTGGGCGCGCTTTTCAGCGGCGGCATCATCCCGGGCATCCTTGTGGGCCTGGCCTATGTTTTCGCCGCCCTCTGGGCCTCGCGCGGCAACAAAAATATTATCAAGCGCGCGCCCAGCTCATACAAAGAACGCTTGGCGGCCTTCAAGGACGCCTTCTGGGGGCTTTTGACCCCGGTCATCATCCTGGGCGGCATATACGGCGGCATATTCACCCCCACCGAGGCCGCCGGGGTGGCCGTGGTTTACGGGCTGTTCGTGGGCATGGTCATTTACAAGGAAATCAGGGTCAAGGATCTGTGGCGGCTGTTCGTGGACGCGGCCATCTCCTCCGGGATCGTCATGTTCATCATCGCCGGGGCCAGCGTGTTCGCCTGGCTGCTGACAACCAGCCACATCGCGAGCAACATTTCCCAAACCGTTCTTGGCGCCGGGCTCGACAAGCTTACCGTGCTGCTTCTTATCAACCTGGTCTTCCTGATCGCCGGCTGCTTCCTGGACGCCAACTCCGCGTTCTACATCATGGTCCCGATCATGATGCCCATCGTGCATGCCTTCAAGATCGACCCGGTCCATTTCGGCGTGTTCATTACGGTCAACATGGCCATCGGTCTCATAACGCCGCCGGTCGGCATCAATTTATACGTGGGCTGCAACATATCCGGGGTTTCGGTGGCCGATCTGTGCAAAAGAATCGTGCCCTTCGTGGTGGCTGGTATCGTCGCCCTGATGGTGATAACCTACATCCCGATCATAACGATGTTCTTGCCGCAGTATTTGCATTAA
- a CDS encoding putative C4-dicarboxylate transport system permease small protein (Evidence 3 : Function proposed based on presence of conserved amino acid motif, structural feature or limited homology), with protein sequence MQKTLKLFDYLEEGLIFICLAFMTVMNFINVISRYCFTNSFSFTEEITVITFVWLSMLGIAAGFRRVAHLGMSYFVELAPKKTQAYMALFSMVCSLTMIVFMVIEGVTMVDNQIMLGAKTAALEIPLAFQGLAMPVGGVFIGLRALQAGFSEYKRISAEARSGVNGAAACR encoded by the coding sequence TTGCAAAAGACGCTGAAACTCTTCGACTACCTGGAGGAAGGGCTGATCTTTATCTGTCTGGCCTTCATGACAGTCATGAACTTCATCAACGTAATCAGCCGGTATTGTTTCACCAACTCCTTTTCCTTCACCGAGGAAATCACCGTTATTACCTTCGTATGGCTGAGCATGCTCGGCATCGCCGCCGGATTCCGGCGGGTCGCCCACCTCGGCATGAGTTATTTCGTCGAATTGGCGCCCAAGAAAACCCAGGCGTATATGGCGCTTTTTTCCATGGTCTGCTCGCTGACGATGATCGTGTTCATGGTCATCGAAGGGGTTACCATGGTTGACAACCAGATAATGCTGGGCGCGAAAACCGCCGCCCTTGAAATCCCCCTGGCGTTTCAAGGGCTCGCCATGCCCGTCGGCGGTGTGTTTATAGGGCTGCGCGCTCTCCAGGCCGGTTTTTCCGAATATAAACGCATTTCCGCCGAGGCTAGATCCGGCGTCAACGGAGCGGCGGCATGTCGATAG
- a CDS encoding C4-dicarboxylate transport system substrate-binding protein encodes MKKLVLIAFMLTALLAGPGAGHAAGKVTELRMNITPAETSVWFVAGREFKRIVEEKTEGRYKVSLFGNEQLSGGDLVKGIEMIFTGVTDLDLHSSINMTGFEPKLTVITMPWLFPKGYESVDELFFNGPGAKYFTDLIEKKNVKVLGFGENGFRQLTNSVRPVRSPADMKQLKIRTPPIAMYVDLFKLFGADPTVMSFSEVFTALQQGTIDGQENPLDTIRAGKIQEVQKYISLWNYSYDPLVLSVSNKVWKKLSDADKAIFLEAGQLACKKQIEESRKLDKQNLELFAKTMEIVTLTDAEAKAFQEAAAPIYKSYKDKLGEDAFKVFGYTFK; translated from the coding sequence ATGAAAAAACTAGTGCTGATCGCGTTTATGCTCACAGCGCTCCTGGCGGGCCCCGGCGCCGGGCACGCGGCCGGAAAAGTGACGGAACTGCGCATGAACATCACCCCGGCGGAGACAAGCGTCTGGTTCGTCGCCGGGCGTGAATTCAAACGCATTGTCGAGGAAAAAACCGAGGGACGGTACAAGGTTTCCCTGTTCGGCAACGAACAGCTTTCCGGCGGCGATCTGGTCAAGGGCATTGAAATGATCTTCACCGGCGTAACCGACCTGGATCTCCACTCCTCCATCAACATGACCGGGTTCGAACCCAAATTGACGGTCATCACCATGCCCTGGCTGTTCCCGAAAGGCTATGAAAGCGTTGATGAACTCTTCTTCAACGGCCCCGGGGCCAAGTATTTCACGGACCTCATCGAAAAGAAGAACGTGAAGGTTCTGGGCTTCGGCGAAAACGGTTTCCGCCAGCTGACCAACAGCGTCCGTCCGGTCCGGTCCCCGGCCGACATGAAACAGCTGAAAATCCGCACCCCACCCATCGCCATGTACGTCGACCTCTTCAAACTCTTCGGCGCGGACCCCACGGTTATGAGCTTCTCGGAAGTGTTCACCGCCCTCCAGCAGGGCACCATCGACGGCCAGGAAAACCCGCTGGACACCATCCGGGCCGGCAAAATCCAGGAAGTGCAGAAGTACATCTCCCTTTGGAACTATTCCTATGACCCCCTCGTGCTGTCCGTCAGCAACAAGGTCTGGAAAAAACTGTCCGACGCGGACAAGGCCATCTTCCTCGAAGCCGGCCAGCTCGCCTGCAAAAAGCAGATTGAGGAGTCCCGCAAGCTCGACAAGCAGAACCTGGAACTGTTCGCCAAGACCATGGAAATCGTCACGCTGACCGACGCGGAAGCCAAGGCCTTCCAGGAAGCCGCGGCCCCCATCTACAAGTCGTACAAGGACAAACTCGGCGAAGACGCCTTTAAGGTCTTCGGCTACACCTTCAAGTAA
- a CDS encoding putative Uncharacterized response regulatory protein SE_0165 (Evidence 3 : Function proposed based on presence of conserved amino acid motif, structural feature or limited homology), with protein MNAITLLVADDEPIVRTFLRQYVRENGLPVSRILEAANGQEAIELALEHSPDLILMDIRMPGVNGLDAAAAIMKERPAAAIVMATAYDDFEYARGALRSGVKDYLLKPLDPAALADLIRKALAAKQANAPDKAAHPLVAQVREYVAANLGETLRLEDIARAAHVSPSHCSRVFSRHAGMSISDFAARQRLAKAKELLESTHLPVTEIAGRLGFSTSAYFASWFKRMTGTSPLGHRKVKKAAPPPFSD; from the coding sequence GTGAACGCGATAACCTTGCTCGTGGCCGACGACGAACCCATTGTGCGGACGTTTCTCAGGCAGTACGTGCGGGAAAACGGTCTGCCCGTCTCCCGCATCCTGGAGGCCGCCAACGGCCAGGAGGCCATTGAACTCGCGCTGGAGCATTCCCCGGATCTCATTCTGATGGACATACGCATGCCCGGCGTCAACGGGCTGGACGCCGCCGCCGCCATCATGAAGGAACGCCCCGCCGCCGCCATCGTCATGGCGACCGCCTATGACGACTTTGAATACGCCCGAGGCGCGCTGCGTTCCGGCGTGAAGGATTATCTTTTAAAACCCCTTGATCCCGCGGCGCTCGCCGACCTGATCCGCAAAGCGCTTGCCGCCAAGCAGGCAAACGCTCCGGACAAGGCCGCCCACCCCCTGGTAGCGCAGGTCAGGGAATATGTGGCGGCGAACCTGGGCGAAACGCTTCGCCTGGAAGACATCGCCCGCGCCGCGCACGTCTCCCCCTCGCATTGCAGCCGCGTGTTCAGCCGCCACGCGGGCATGTCCATCAGCGATTTCGCGGCACGCCAGCGCCTGGCGAAAGCCAAGGAGCTTCTTGAAAGCACGCACCTTCCCGTCACGGAAATTGCGGGAAGGCTCGGGTTTTCCACCTCCGCCTATTTCGCGAGCTGGTTCAAACGGATGACCGGCACCTCCCCGCTGGGGCACCGTAAGGTAAAAAAGGCAGCTCCGCCGCCGTTCTCGGATTGA
- a CDS encoding hypothetical protein (Evidence 5 : No homology to any previously reported sequences), with product MAYMEGASKASALTRDLSELLRYTLRKSEELIPLQDELGLLQHYINIQKERFGDRIRFSVAVDEESVGDRYRVSLPCMILQPLVENAIVHGLESSVEGGDVNISVWGEEAMLFASVRDNGCGFDPEEVRHRVENRVGLKSTMSRLTLHYGENCRFSVESAPGKGCAITLAVPRMAPLETADSRQEADVFPKGV from the coding sequence ATGGCCTACATGGAAGGCGCCTCCAAAGCCTCCGCGCTCACCAGGGATCTTTCCGAGCTTCTGCGCTACACGTTGCGCAAAAGCGAGGAACTCATCCCCCTCCAAGACGAACTGGGGCTCCTGCAACACTATATCAATATCCAGAAGGAACGCTTCGGCGACCGCATCCGGTTTTCGGTGGCGGTGGACGAGGAAAGCGTCGGCGATAGGTACCGGGTTTCCCTCCCCTGCATGATCCTCCAGCCCCTGGTTGAAAACGCCATTGTGCACGGCCTCGAATCCAGCGTGGAAGGCGGCGACGTCAATATCAGCGTGTGGGGAGAGGAGGCCATGCTTTTCGCCTCGGTGCGGGACAACGGCTGCGGGTTCGACCCGGAGGAGGTGCGGCACCGCGTGGAAAACCGCGTGGGATTGAAAAGCACCATGAGCCGCCTGACTTTGCACTACGGCGAAAATTGCCGTTTTTCAGTGGAAAGCGCGCCCGGAAAGGGATGCGCCATAACCTTGGCAGTCCCCCGGATGGCGCCGCTGGAAACAGCGGACTCCAGACAGGAAGCCGACGTGTTCCCAAAGGGAGTCTGA
- a CDS encoding hypothetical protein (Evidence 5 : No homology to any previously reported sequences), with translation MNKVFSLEIFDDSSALAESNFFNQQKFPWGEAVWLTEPDERTMSRVTAGLITFYSFTSQPEHSHRREEQVLYVISGHGEHTVDGVRYPMAPGSYFHIRPHSRHVVTNNSAENLRVLVIYIYYPLSPFDQESDAFKPWYVDFISGKYPKPGGASQPAGNRKEDAPLAWDIGPPYRPEPYDENDLFDEFFDLEALHSVLAHLSQVLEVSISLLDKEGRYIMQAGSRASFCAMLMTAEDGTYCRRFFRKVFEQLKGDVRPHFFSCCHNIASIITPIRYRDEVVGYLKCGEIFLSTADREALANEAAPLALHYGFDAPSLRRAVNDVPLEPKSRLYTVAEATMTIVRAIINQAESKRRQHELDRSRLSLVQEQLAKASLEKALHESGLKRRSRRSTRTFCSTP, from the coding sequence ATGAACAAAGTCTTTTCCCTGGAAATATTCGACGACAGCTCGGCGCTCGCGGAATCGAACTTCTTCAACCAACAGAAGTTCCCCTGGGGGGAGGCCGTCTGGCTGACCGAGCCGGACGAACGGACCATGAGCCGGGTTACGGCCGGGCTCATCACGTTTTACTCCTTCACCTCCCAGCCCGAACACAGCCACAGGCGCGAAGAGCAGGTGCTCTATGTTATTTCCGGCCACGGTGAGCACACGGTGGACGGCGTGCGCTACCCGATGGCCCCCGGCAGCTACTTCCATATCCGCCCGCACTCCCGCCACGTGGTGACCAACAACAGCGCCGAGAACCTGCGCGTCCTCGTGATCTACATTTATTACCCGCTTTCCCCCTTCGACCAGGAAAGCGACGCATTCAAACCCTGGTACGTGGACTTTATTTCCGGCAAATACCCGAAGCCGGGCGGCGCTTCCCAACCCGCCGGGAACCGGAAGGAAGACGCGCCCCTCGCTTGGGATATCGGCCCGCCGTACAGACCGGAACCGTACGACGAAAACGATTTGTTCGACGAATTTTTCGACCTGGAGGCGCTGCACTCGGTCCTGGCCCATCTCTCCCAAGTGCTGGAAGTGAGCATCAGCCTTCTGGACAAAGAAGGCCGCTACATCATGCAGGCGGGAAGCCGCGCGTCCTTCTGCGCCATGCTGATGACCGCCGAAGACGGCACCTATTGCCGCCGTTTTTTCCGCAAGGTGTTCGAACAGCTCAAGGGCGACGTCAGGCCGCACTTTTTTTCCTGTTGCCACAATATCGCCAGCATCATCACCCCCATCCGCTACCGGGACGAGGTTGTCGGCTACCTCAAATGCGGGGAGATATTCCTTTCCACGGCGGACAGGGAAGCCCTTGCGAATGAGGCGGCCCCGCTTGCCCTGCACTACGGGTTTGACGCGCCTTCCCTCCGCCGCGCCGTGAACGATGTCCCCCTCGAGCCCAAGAGCAGGCTTTACACGGTGGCGGAAGCGACCATGACCATCGTCAGGGCCATCATCAACCAGGCGGAGTCCAAACGCCGCCAGCACGAGCTGGACAGGAGCCGCCTTTCCCTCGTTCAGGAACAGCTTGCCAAAGCCAGTCTGGAAAAGGCCCTGCACGAATCCGGATTGAAGCGGCGCAGTCGCAGGTCAACCCGCACTTTCTGTTCAACACCCTGA